The genomic segment GTTCTGGACAGTCGAAGCTATCGGCGTCTGGTGGTGGAGTTGGAGCGGGGATTGCGGGAGGCATTCCCGAGTTACGGTGAGCGGATTCCGGAGATCGTCGCCGCCCTGCGTGGAGAGCGGGCTCCGTTTCCTCCGCGCTGGTGGCAGGGAGGTTGGGAGATGGTCTCGCCGTCACCGGAGGAGATCCTGCTCTCGGTGATCTTGGGACAGCGGGATCCCCGGTATCTCCCCGAGGATTCGCGGGATCCGCTGGGCGATGCCTACCGGGAGCACCTCGCGGGGAGTGAGCTTCCTTCGCCGGAGTCACCGGCGCTCTTCGGTCTCGCCTTCCTGGTGGAGGCGCTGTTGTGGGGCTTCTACCGGTTCCGCCTGGTGCGCGATGGTGCGCTCCGAGGGCTGCGCGAGGTGCTGCGGGAGCGTTTCGGTGCCGATGAGGCGCTGCTGGATGGACTGGCGCTGCTCTCGCGGCGGCACGAGGGGATGAGCTGGGACCAGCGTCTGGGAGCGTTTCTGTCGCTTCCTGGCGCTCCACAGCTCCTGGATCGGATGCTGACGCTCTACGGCGATCTCTTGGTCGCGAAGGGGGTGGAGCAGCCGTTCATCTTTCCCGCTCCCGTGCCGGAGCGCGAGACTGGGTGGTTCCGCCGGAGGCTGCTCCACGTCTACCAGGCAGTGGGAAACGTGGGGCTGGCTGCGAAAGCGATGCGGATGAGGAAAGCAGAGGCCACGGCATTGATACGGGAAATGGAGGGCAAGGATGAGCAAGCGAAAGCCAGCTGAGGAGGCGGTGGTCGAGGAGGTAGCGGCGGAGAGTCCGAAGCGGGACCTCCTGGAAGCATTCCTCCCGGACATCTTCACGTCTGACCACGTGGACTGGCTCTGGGATTCCCTGAGCATCCTGGGTCAGTTCTCTCCGGAGGAGCTGCAGCGCCTGCAGGTGGCAACGCTCCTCCTGATCCTGGAGCGGCAATACCTCATCCTGGAGGAGTTCAAGCGCCTGCGCTGGGAGAGCAAGTCATCCCGCAGCGAGGGTGGTGTGGCGGGATACCGCGAGACGATGCGGCGCAACGGCAGCGTCGACGGCTTCGATGCGACCTATTTCCGCGAACTGATCGCACAGGAGCTGGGCGAGGAGCCAGACGAGGAGACGCTGGGCACGCTGGCAGCGCTGGCGGGAGAGCCGGGACGGCTGGAGCGAGCCATCGCCTCCACTCGGCGGTACCTGGACCAGCACGCGGTGGAGAAGCCGCTGGGGTTCCTGGTCGCCAAGCTGCGCAGCTGGCGGGAGGAGGACGGCAAGCGGTATCGCCGCTGAGCGGTAGTGGCTCCACAGCGAGGGGGTCAGCGTGGGCATCTGGCGCATCGCGACGGGGATCCTGCAACAGGAGGAGCGGTGGGTGCAAGCACCGCGGCAGCCACGCGGTGTCCCGACGGGCCTAGCTGCTCTCGATGCGCTGACGCATGGGTTGCGCCCTCGGGAGGTGACGCTCCTGGCGGCGAGGACCAGTCACGGCAAATCCGCACTGGCGCTCACCATCGCCGTGAACGTCGTCAAGTGGGAGGTCCTGCGCAGCTTGCGGGAGCGCCGGGTACCAGGGCGTGTCCTCTACCTGTCGCCGGAGATGCATCCGGAGCAGCTCCTCATGCGTCTCGCCTCCGCCGAGAGCCGGGTAGACCTGGAAGTGATTCAGGACGGGATCGCGCTTCCGGAGCAGCGACGTCGCTGGCGGGAAGCGCTGGAGTCCCTCGAGCCCCTGGATCCCTTCCTGGTCATCGAGGGTGGTCAGGGGATGGACATCAACGACGTGGAGTCGGCGATCCGCAGCCATCATGCCGAGCATCCCCTGGTTTTGGTCGTCATCGATTACCTCCAGCGTCTGAGCTACGGTGTCGTCGACGACGATTACCGCCGCCTCTCGCTGATCTCCCAGACCATCAAGGACCTCGCCAACGAGACCGGGGTACCGTTCTTGGTCGTCTCGCAGCTCAACCGGCAGATCGAGAGGGACCGGCACCAGGTGGACCGTCTCCCGGACCTGTCGGATCTGCGTGGGTCCGGCAGGCTGGAGGAGGATGCCGATAACGTCTGGATCCTCTGGCGTCCACCCAAGCTCTCGACGGAAAGCGCCTCGGCACCGCAGAGCGCCAAGCTCCTGGTCGCCAAGGCACGGAGCGGCAAGGTCGGCGAGGTGGATCTCTGGTTCTACCCGCGCATCGTCTCCTTCGTCGACTCGGGATCCGGGAGAGTACGCGCTGACGGTGGTCTCGCGCTCCACTCCGTTGCCGGTGAACCGCTGCCCAATCTCGTGGAGCTGGGGCGGATGCTGGGCGAGGGGCGGGAGCGGGGTAGTGGTTCTCCCGTCTCGTCGGATGGTCCGGAGCAGGCGGACTATCCCGAGGACCCCGACGATGGCCCCACCGGTTCCGCGTCGGAGCTTGCCGGTGCAGGAGAGAGCGGCGGTCTCCGGTTCGGTGGTGTCGAGGGCAGCGTACTGGACCGTCTGGAGGACCTGGCGGAGGCGTTTCGCTCCTGGCTGGAATCCGGTGCCCCGGCGGGGAGCAGGCTACCGGTTGCCAGGGCAACCGGTGGCGAGGCAGGGCAGGCTGGTGGAGACCAGCAGGTCAGCAGCGGCGGCCTGGTGTTCTGGTGCCGGGAACCGGGGACCCGGAGGGGATCCGGGAAGAGTCGAAAGGACTCGGGGGAGGGGGACTGCGAGGATGCTGGTGACCCAGCCTCGAAGCGGGCACCTCCCAAGGGGCGCAGGCGCGGTGCCGAGTTCGAGAAGCGGCTCGCCAGACGCCTCGGAGCCTACCGCTGGCCAGGGCTGGACGGCGATATCGAGACACCGCAGGGGTGGAGGCTCGAGTGCAAGTACCGGGAGGGCTTGGTGCTTGACCGCCGGGATGAATTGAGGTATTGGTTAGAACAGGTGTACGACTACGCGGCACGCTGGCAACCCGGGAAACGCTGGGCACTGGCTCTCACCGGTGGGCGGAGGTACCGCAAGGGGCAGGTTTACGTCCTCATGCCGCTGGAGTTCTGGTGGGAGCTGGTATGCGCTACGTGAGACTGGGGGACGATGAACTCGCGGAACTGCGCCGCCTCGCCGGGGCCATCGAGGAGTCGAAGGAACGGTTTCCGGCCTCGGACTGGGGAGTCGACAGCCTCGAGTCGCGGTTCCTGGCGCTCTGTGCGGAGCGGTGCGTCGCGCAGCTCCTCGGATGCGAGCACGAGGTGCAGGTGTTGCCGGGGGGTGACGGTGGGATCGACCTGGTTCTGCCGCGGGAGACGGCTTACGGGAGAACCGTCGAAGTCAAGTTCCGGCGCTCACGGAAGTCGGATCTGGCGACGGCATCTCTCCGGTTCTGGGAGGAGCTGGTGGCGGACATCTACGTCCTGGTGTGGCCAGCGGCGGAGCAGGGGGGTCCGCCGAGCAGGGATTCACCGTGGTCGGTTTCGCGACGCGGCGGCAGTTCCACGAGAGGATCCTCGCCAGGCCGCCGGTGCGCATGAAGGGCGAGAAGTGGGAGCTACCCTGGCAGGATCTCCAGCCGATTGAGGTTTTAGTTTCGGAGGTGCGGGGTGAAGCAGCTCATCGCGATAGCGGGGAAGTCGGGTGCGGGGAAGTCGACGCTGGCGGAGGCGCTGGCGGTCCTCTACGACCTGCCGCGTGACAGTTTCGCGACACCGATCCGCTGGGCGCTGCAGGAGCTGGGCGTCGCCGCTCCCTATCCGCGACGACTCATGCAGCGGTTAGGCCGGTGCCTGCGAGACGAGGACCCGGACCACTTCGTCAAGCTCCTCGCGTTGCGGAACCCAGCGTTTTCCCAGACGGGCCTGGTCATCGACGATGTGCGATACGAGAACGAATACCGCTGGTTGCGCGACCACGGTTTTGTCCTCATCTACCTCAAGGGGAGCTTCCGACCTCTCGAGGGTGAGGAGGCGGAGGACGAGAGCGAGACTGCGCTCTCGCCGGAGCGGGTGCGTTTCGACCTGGTACTCCCAGCGGGTAGCTCGGTGGTGCAGCGGGTAGCGGCGGTCTCCCGACTGCTGCGCGACCCGGCCCTCTCTCCTGTCGCGTGAGGTGCGCGATGTGGAGCTACGCGCTGGTGCGTGATGTTCCGGATCTGCCTCCTGGACCGGTAGCGCTGGACATCGAGACTACGGGTCTCCGTACCGGGGTGGACGAGGTCGTCGTGATCACCGTGGCGACACCGGACCAGGCTTGGGTCATCGACTGCCGGGCTTTGAACCGTGAGTCGGTGGCGGAGTGGTTGCGACGACTCTTCGCGAGGCACGCCATCCTGGTCCACAACGCGATCTTCGACGTGGTGTTCCTCCAGGTCGCCTACGGGATCCCCGCTCCGCGGGTGGGATCCCTGTGGGACACCAAGCTGGTGGAGGGAATCCTGCGGGGAGGAGCGGCTGACGCCTCGCTGCAGGAACTCGCTCAGGACTACCTGGGTCTGGCTCTCGACAAATCCTGGCAGACGAGCTTCGCTGACGGAGGTGACCTCAGCGAGGAGCAGGTGCGCTACGCCGCTTACGATGCGCTGGTCCTCCATGGTATCCAGGCAGCGCAGCACCGGCGGTTGCGGGACCGAGAGCACCTGTTCCGGGTGGTGGCTCTGGAGCATCGGGTAGCTCCGGCCTTCTGGGAGATGCAGCGCCGCGGGGTGGCAGTGGACCTCGCGGTGCTGGAGGAGGCAGCGGAGAGCTGGCGCTCCGAGTCCGAGGCCCTCCGGGTGCGGTTGGAGGGACGGCTCACCCGACGGGTCATCGCCATGCGGGAGTCGAGGGTAGCGCGTTCCGAGGAGGATCTCCGGCGCTGGAACGAGGAGCTGGAGGCGGTCCTCGCCGAGTGCGAGGCGGAGTGGCGCGAGCACCGCGAGGACCCGAGCTGGCAAGCGGTGCTGCGGGAGACCTGGCTCGGCTACCCGGTGACCGAGAGGACGACGGTGACGGAGGAGGAGATCCAGCGCTGGCTGGACCCCGAGAAGGGACTCCGCCGGTACCTGGATCGGGTGCGCCAACGTTTCCGGCGGGAGCATCCGAGACCATCGGTTCCGCGAGTAGACGTCTGGGCACCGATCAACCTGCTGTCGTCGCAGCAGCTCCTGGAGGCGCTGAACGGCGAGCTGCGGGAGGCAGGGTTGGCGGAGGTCTCGACGACGGAGTCGAAGGTTCTGCGGAGTCTCTTGGGCGCGAGTGAGGATCTGGACCGCGAGGTGCTGCGCCCACTCCTGCGCTACCGGGAGCTGGAGAAACTCCTCGACTTCGTGGAGCAGATACGGGAACACACGCGGGGTGGGGTGCTCTATCCGGACTGGCAGCAGATCGGTGCCGCGACGGGGAGAGCCTCCTGCCGCAACCCGAACCTCATGGCGCAACCCAAATTCGCAGGGTTCCGGCGCGCCTTCGTAGCTCGGGAGGGGCATGTCCTGGTTACCGCCGACTACTCCCAAATCGAACTCCGCATCATGGCGGCGCTGTCGGGTGATCCGGAGATGACGCGAGCCTTCGTGGAGGGGCAGGACCTGCACCGTTTGACGGCTTCCCGGATCTTCGGGGTACCGGAGGATACGGTCACGGAGCGACAGCGCAAGATCGGGAAGCAGGTGAACTTCGGCACCTTGTACGGCATGGGTGCGCGACGGCTGGTGGCTGAACTCGCTGCGCAGGGGATCCGCATCAGCGTCGAGGAGGCACAGGAGGCGCTGGATGGCTGGAGGCGGACCTACCGGCGGGCAGCGGGGTGGATCCGGGAGCGGGGCGAGGAAGCGGTTCGAGAGGGCTCCGTGGAGACGGCGCTGGGGAGGATCCGCAGCTTTCCGCCGCCCCGCGATGCTGCCGAGGCAGCCTCGATAGCGAGACGGGGTGGCAATCTCCCGATCCAGGGAACCGCTGCCGACATCATGAAGCTAGCCATGAGCGAGCTGGTCGGCATGGGGATAGTTCTGCAGGTGCATGACGAGCTGGTGCTCGAGGTTCCGGAGCAGCAGGCGGAGGTCGCGGCAGCGGTGATCGGGGAGACGATGCGGCGGTGCGCCGAAGAGGTTCTGGACGGCTTCCCGGTGGAGGTGGACGTCACGGTGGGACGGAGCTGGGCGGAGGCAGCGGAATGAGCGGGAAGCGGCAGGAGGGGATACCCGGGAGTGTGCGGATCGGTGGGGTGCGGTACCGGGTGGTGGTGGAGGATGAGCTGGTCAGCGAGGAGGGAGTGGAGCTTCTCGGTCAGCACGACTACGGGAGGTTGCTCTTGCGGTTGTCGCTGGCGGCGGATCCGGAGCTGCGCCCCTTCGTGCTCCTACACGAGATACTGCACGCCTGCGTCACGGTGAGCGGTGGGGATTCGCATCAGGAGGAGGCGCTGGTGGCGGGGCTCTCGCATGTGCTCTTGCAGGTGCTGCGGGAGAACCCGGACCTGGTCCGCTACCTCCTCGGTTCGGGAAGGAGAGCAGACGGTGCGGCGGTGTCGAGTCCCGCAGCGGAGGCGTCTGGTGGACCCGCTTGAGGTGTTGGAGCGGATCCGTTGGGAGATCCTGGAGGCCAACGGAGCTGGCGAGCACCTGTGGGAGCGTCTCTCGCACCTGGGGGAGGCGCTGGAGCTGGTAGCGGTTTTGGAGCAGGCTGTCGAGGATGCGATCCGCGCCACGGCGATGGATCTCCAAGCGTGGGGTGGGAGCGAGGGTGACGCGCTGCTGGAGGGCTCCTGATGGTGGTGCTGGTGCGGTGCCCGTATCACGAGGACTCCACGCCGTCTCTGGCGTTGTACCGGGACCATGCCTTCTGCTTCGGTGGTTGCGGGCTGGTGCCGCTGGAGTGGCTGCCGGAGAACCTACGGGAGCTGTCAGCGCGGCAGCGGGAGACGCGGGAGCGTGCTGGCGGTGGCTTTACCCGGGAGCAACTGAGGGTCCTGGTGGAGGCCTGGTGCTGGAACCTGCTGGAGGGGACGCGCCGACACCGGCTCTCCTGGTTGGAGGACCGCGGTATCGATGCGCAAGCGGCGCGTCGTTTCCGGCTGGGGCACTCGGGTGCCTGGTTCACGATCCCGGTGCTGCAGGGGAGGGAGGTGGTGGGGGTACGGTTCCGCCGGGATCCCTACTACCTCGACGAGGACGAGGGGCCGAAGTATCGGAACCCCAAGGGGCAGCCGGTACTGCTGTACCGTCCTAACCCTGGCGGCTGGCCGCTGGTGGTGACCGAGGGGGAATTCGATGCCATGCTGCTGTGCCTGGCGGGGTGCGATGCCGTGACGGCGACGGCGGGGGCTGGGAGCCTGGTGAGCCTGCTGGAGCGGGAGGGGATACTGGGGCGGTACCGGCGGGCTGGGAGTGTCCTGCACGTGGCGACGGACCAGGATGCAGCTGGAGAGCAGGTGGTGGAGCAGCTGGTGAGGCGGGGTTTCCGGGTGTGTCGCTGGCGCTGGGAGGGGGCGAAGGACGTCTCCGAGGCGCTGGCGCGAGTCCCGCGCAGCCAGTGGTCGTCTCGGGTGCGGCGTTGGATCCGCGAGGGCGAGGTGTGGTCTCCCCGGAGGGAAAGGAAAGGGTTAGCGGAAGGGGGCCTGGATGCCCGCTGTCGGATGGTGGCTGGGTGAAGGGGAGCTGGTCCCCTTCGAGGAGGCGAGGGAGGTGGCAGCGCGGGAGGGGATGTTCGAGGGGTGGATCCTCCCGGTGCTGGTAGCGATGGAGGAGCAGGCGAAACAGGAGCGTGGTCTGTGGGTCTCGCCATCGCAGGCGCTGGTGTGTCCGCGTCTCCGCGTGTTGCAGCTCGCGGAGCCCTATTACGTGAAGCCGGAGTGGGTGTGGGCAGCGATGAACGGGAGTGCCATCCACCGGCGGATCGCGGAGGTGGGTGTGGGTGCTCTCGAGGGGTATCTCCACGAGTTGCCGCTGGCTGCAACGGTGCGAGTTTCCGTCGGCATCGGCGAAGTGGATTTCCCGGTGCAGGGTACCGCGGATCTCTACATCCCGGGTGAGGCGAGATTGATCGACGTGAAGACCACCTCGAAGCGGGTGCAGGCTTCGTCGGCGGAGCACGAGTTGCAGGTGAACATCTACGCGTGGCTACTGCGGGAGAACGGGTATCCAGTGGAGCGAGCTGAACTCTGGTACGCGCAGCCGGGGCTGCGGAACGGGAGAGTGCAGCGGCAGCTGGTGCCGGTGGAGCTGCTCCCTCAGGAGGAGGTGACGGAACTCCTGGTGGCGATTGCGGAGCCACTGGCTCGCTACGTCGAGGAGGGGGTGCTGCCGGATTGCCGGTGCGTGCAGCGGCCCTTCGTGTATCCGGATCTGTGCAACCGGTTTCCGTGAGGAGACGAGTTCTCGGCGAGAGCGAGGAGGGAAGGAGATGACGCGGTCACGGAAGCTGGTCTATCTCGAGGCGGATACTCTTCCAGCGGAGGAGGTCAAGGAGCTGCTCGTCGAGTGGCGGAAACAGCAGAATCTGGTGGTCAGTGGCCTCCTGGAGTATTGGCGAAAGGCGAGTCCGGCACAGAAACAGAGTCTTCCCTGGTACTGGGAGGCGGAGGACGGGATCAACCCCACGGTGCTACGGACCCTGGATGGGCAGGTGCTGCTGCGGATCACCCGGATTCCTTCCGGCGATCCGGTACTGCTGTGGGCGTTATCTGCTGGGACCCTCGCGGAACTCGAGGAGAGTCTGAGGGGGTTTCGCGGGGTTGGATAGGGGAGCGGTGAGATGGTTCCGGTTGGGGAAGAGTGGGGTCGGGCTCAGGAGGCGGGTTCGCTACGGTGAGGCGGATCAGGATCAGGTTCGGCTGAAGTGATGCGTCGGCAGACGTGGAGGCGAATCGACGCTAGCGGAGGTATCGGCTGCGGG from the Thermomicrobium sp. 4228-Ro genome contains:
- a CDS encoding CRISPR-associated protein Cas4 produces the protein MPAVGWWLGEGELVPFEEAREVAAREGMFEGWILPVLVAMEEQAKQERGLWVSPSQALVCPRLRVLQLAEPYYVKPEWVWAAMNGSAIHRRIAEVGVGALEGYLHELPLAATVRVSVGIGEVDFPVQGTADLYIPGEARLIDVKTTSKRVQASSAEHELQVNIYAWLLRENGYPVERAELWYAQPGLRNGRVQRQLVPVELLPQEEVTELLVAIAEPLARYVEEGVLPDCRCVQRPFVYPDLCNRFP
- a CDS encoding DnaB-like helicase C-terminal domain-containing protein; translation: MGIWRIATGILQQEERWVQAPRQPRGVPTGLAALDALTHGLRPREVTLLAARTSHGKSALALTIAVNVVKWEVLRSLRERRVPGRVLYLSPEMHPEQLLMRLASAESRVDLEVIQDGIALPEQRRRWREALESLEPLDPFLVIEGGQGMDINDVESAIRSHHAEHPLVLVVIDYLQRLSYGVVDDDYRRLSLISQTIKDLANETGVPFLVVSQLNRQIERDRHQVDRLPDLSDLRGSGRLEEDADNVWILWRPPKLSTESASAPQSAKLLVAKARSGKVGEVDLWFYPRIVSFVDSGSGRVRADGGLALHSVAGEPLPNLVELGRMLGEGRERGSGSPVSSDGPEQADYPEDPDDGPTGSASELAGAGESGGLRFGGVEGSVLDRLEDLAEAFRSWLESGAPAGSRLPVARATGGEAGQAGGDQQVSSGGLVFWCREPGTRRGSGKSRKDSGEGDCEDAGDPASKRAPPKGRRRGAEFEKRLARRLGAYRWPGLDGDIETPQGWRLECKYREGLVLDRRDELRYWLEQVYDYAARWQPGKRWALALTGGRRYRKGQVYVLMPLEFWWELVCAT
- a CDS encoding toprim domain-containing protein, which produces MVVLVRCPYHEDSTPSLALYRDHAFCFGGCGLVPLEWLPENLRELSARQRETRERAGGGFTREQLRVLVEAWCWNLLEGTRRHRLSWLEDRGIDAQAARRFRLGHSGAWFTIPVLQGREVVGVRFRRDPYYLDEDEGPKYRNPKGQPVLLYRPNPGGWPLVVTEGEFDAMLLCLAGCDAVTATAGAGSLVSLLEREGILGRYRRAGSVLHVATDQDAAGEQVVEQLVRRGFRVCRWRWEGAKDVSEALARVPRSQWSSRVRRWIREGEVWSPRRERKGLAEGGLDARCRMVAG
- a CDS encoding DNA polymerase, which produces MWSYALVRDVPDLPPGPVALDIETTGLRTGVDEVVVITVATPDQAWVIDCRALNRESVAEWLRRLFARHAILVHNAIFDVVFLQVAYGIPAPRVGSLWDTKLVEGILRGGAADASLQELAQDYLGLALDKSWQTSFADGGDLSEEQVRYAAYDALVLHGIQAAQHRRLRDREHLFRVVALEHRVAPAFWEMQRRGVAVDLAVLEEAAESWRSESEALRVRLEGRLTRRVIAMRESRVARSEEDLRRWNEELEAVLAECEAEWREHREDPSWQAVLRETWLGYPVTERTTVTEEEIQRWLDPEKGLRRYLDRVRQRFRREHPRPSVPRVDVWAPINLLSSQQLLEALNGELREAGLAEVSTTESKVLRSLLGASEDLDREVLRPLLRYRELEKLLDFVEQIREHTRGGVLYPDWQQIGAATGRASCRNPNLMAQPKFAGFRRAFVAREGHVLVTADYSQIELRIMAALSGDPEMTRAFVEGQDLHRLTASRIFGVPEDTVTERQRKIGKQVNFGTLYGMGARRLVAELAAQGIRISVEEAQEALDGWRRTYRRAAGWIRERGEEAVREGSVETALGRIRSFPPPRDAAEAASIARRGGNLPIQGTAADIMKLAMSELVGMGIVLQVHDELVLEVPEQQAEVAAAVIGETMRRCAEEVLDGFPVEVDVTVGRSWAEAAE